GCAATAAAAGACTATGAAATTTTAGTAAGAGAATTTAGCGAAATTTGCGACGCTTTTGTTATAAACGTCTCATCGCCAAACACGCCAAATTTAAGAGCACTTCAAGATGAGAGCTTCATAAAAGAGCTTTTTAGTGTCATTTTACCACTTACCAAAAGACCAATCATCTTTAAAATCGCTCCAGATATGAGCCACGAAGATGCAATCAGGCTTTGCACCTGCGCGGTAGAAAATGGCGCTAGCGGCATACTTGTCTCAAATACAAGCGTTGATTACTCACTCTCTCGCTCATCAAATTTAAAAGACTTTGGTGGATTAAGCGGTAAAGTGATCGCTCAAAAGTCAAAAGAGATTTTTAAAGCCGTTGCAGACGAGCTTTATGGCAAGACGACGCTTATAGCATGCGGTGGCATAGATAGCGGAGCGGACGCCTATGAGCGTATAAAAATGGGAGCAAATTTAATACAAATTTTTACAAGTTTTATCTTCAAAGGTCCGATGATCACAAGAGATATAAATTTAGAAATTTTAGAGCTTTTAAAGAGAGATGGCTTTGCTTCTATCAGCGAGGCAGTCGGTATAGATGTTAAAAAATAAAAGGCAAAAGATTGATAAAATTTAATAAAACAAAATTAGAAAATGGACTTGAAATTTATTACGTGCCAGTAAATCCTGGCTTAAAAGTGATAAGCGTCGATGTTTTTTACAAAGTTGGCTCTAGAAACGAAGTGATGGGCAAAAGCGGCATAGCTCACATGCTAGAGCATCTAAATTTCAAATCAACCAAAAATTTACGCGCTGGGGAGTTTGATGAGATCGTAAAGGGCTTTGGCGGCGTAAATAACGCAAGTACAGGCTTTGACTACACCCACTACTTTATAAAAGCTTCAAATGAAAATTTAGATAAAACGCTTAGCCTTTTTGCTGAGCTTATGAAAAATTTAAGTCTAAAAGATAAAGAATTTCAGCCAGAGCGAGATGTGGTACATGAAGAGCGTAGGTGGCGAACAGATAACAACCCTATGGGATACCTCTACTTTAGACTCTACAATCACGCATTTATCTACCATCCATACCACTGGACTCCGATAGGTTTTATAAAAGATATAGAAAACTGGAATATCTCCGACATAAAAGAATTTCACGCTACTTTTTATCAACCAAAAAATGCCATTTTGATGATAAGTGGCGACATCGGCAAGGATGAGGCATTTAAGCTAGCTAAGAAAAACTTTAGCGGCGTAAAAAACAAAAGAGCTATCCCAAAACTACACTGCAAAGAGCCTGAGCAAGACGGCGCAAGAAGGGCTATCATCTACAAAGATAGCCAAACACAAATGCTAGCGATCGCTTACAAAATCCCAAATTTTAAACACGCCGATCAAGTAGGTCTAAATGCGATCAGTGAATATCTAGCTACTGGCAAAAGCTCGGTTTTACAGCAAAAATTAGTCGATGAGCTCATGCTTGTAAATCAAATTTACGCTTACAATATGAGCTGTGTTGATGAAAATTTATTTATATTTTTAGCAGTTTGCAACCCAGATGTCGAGGCAACTGCGGTTGAGGCTGAAATTTTAAAGATTATAGAGGATATTAAAAGCAACCCTATCGACAAAAACGATGTTTTGCGAGTTAAAAATTTAATCAAAAGCGACTTTATCTATTCGTTTGAAAGTGCAAGCAAAGTAGCAAATTTATACGGCTCGTACCTTGCCAGAGGCGATATAAAGCCACTTTATGAACTTGAAAAAAATATCGATAAAATTGATGCAAAACTTTTAAAAGAGATAGCAAATAGATATTTTAATGAAAAAACCAGCACAACAATAATTTTAAAAAAGGAATAAACGTGGAAAATTCGCTTCAAGGTGCGATGACCGCACTCATTACGCCATTTAAAAATCAAAAAGTAGATGAAGTCAGTTTTGAAAAGCTAATAAAAAGACAGATAAAACACGGCATAGATGTCGTTGTGCCAGTTGGAACTACTGGTGAGAGTGCAACACTAACGCATGATGAGCATAGAATTTGTATCGAAATAGCCGTAGATGCATGTAAAGGTACAGACGTTAAAGTGCTCGCTGGTGCTGGCAGCAACGCCACTCACGAGGCTATTGGTATAGCTAAATTTGCCCAAGCTCATGGTGCTGATGGTATTCTTTCAGTTGCACCTTATTACAACAAACCAACGCAAGAAGGGCTTTATGAGCATTACAAAGCCATTGCAAATAGCATTGAAATTCCTGTGCTTCTTTATAATGTTCCAGGTAGAGTTGGCGTGGATATCTTGCCAACGACCGTTTTTAGACTTTTTAAAGAGTGTAAAAATATCTATGGTATCAAAGAGGCTACAGGCAGTATCGATAGATGCGTCGATCTACTGGCTCACG
The DNA window shown above is from Campylobacter concisus and carries:
- a CDS encoding dihydroorotate dehydrogenase is translated as MSLNYDTLKSIFFKFDPETIHKIAEVAMVGVNKIFPGSLSFLAHKCVVDDNALKQNLFSSTYHNPVGIAGGFDKNATMFETLTALGFGHLEFGTFTPKPQPGNDKPRLFRLIDEESIQNAMGFNNDGCEAIKNRVKKLYPYTLPIWANIGKNKITPNEDAIKDYEILVREFSEICDAFVINVSSPNTPNLRALQDESFIKELFSVILPLTKRPIIFKIAPDMSHEDAIRLCTCAVENGASGILVSNTSVDYSLSRSSNLKDFGGLSGKVIAQKSKEIFKAVADELYGKTTLIACGGIDSGADAYERIKMGANLIQIFTSFIFKGPMITRDINLEILELLKRDGFASISEAVGIDVKK
- a CDS encoding protease, with the protein product MIKFNKTKLENGLEIYYVPVNPGLKVISVDVFYKVGSRNEVMGKSGIAHMLEHLNFKSTKNLRAGEFDEIVKGFGGVNNASTGFDYTHYFIKASNENLDKTLSLFAELMKNLSLKDKEFQPERDVVHEERRWRTDNNPMGYLYFRLYNHAFIYHPYHWTPIGFIKDIENWNISDIKEFHATFYQPKNAILMISGDIGKDEAFKLAKKNFSGVKNKRAIPKLHCKEPEQDGARRAIIYKDSQTQMLAIAYKIPNFKHADQVGLNAISEYLATGKSSVLQQKLVDELMLVNQIYAYNMSCVDENLFIFLAVCNPDVEATAVEAEILKIIEDIKSNPIDKNDVLRVKNLIKSDFIYSFESASKVANLYGSYLARGDIKPLYELEKNIDKIDAKLLKEIANRYFNEKTSTTIILKKE
- a CDS encoding 4-hydroxy-tetrahydrodipicolinate synthase; the protein is MTALITPFKNQKVDEVSFEKLIKRQIKHGIDVVVPVGTTGESATLTHDEHRICIEIAVDACKGTDVKVLAGAGSNATHEAIGIAKFAQAHGADGILSVAPYYNKPTQEGLYEHYKAIANSIEIPVLLYNVPGRVGVDILPTTVFRLFKECKNIYGIKEATGSIDRCVDLLAHEPNLVVISGEDAINYPILSNGGKGVISVTANLLPDQISQLTHLAMNEEYKKAKLINDNLYTINKTLFCESNPIPIKAAMYLAGLIDSLEYRLPLCKPSKENFKKIEEVIKNYEIKGF